The following are encoded in a window of Magnolia sinica isolate HGM2019 chromosome 11, MsV1, whole genome shotgun sequence genomic DNA:
- the LOC131218473 gene encoding premnaspirodiene oxygenase-like produces MFSAGTATSSSTLEWAMTEMMKNPMVMEKAQAKVRHVFKGKAKVDERDTSKLNYLKLVIRETLRLHPPIPLLRRKCRERCEIDGYDLPINTSITVNVWAIGRDPQHWDDPENFKPERFDGSLIDYKGADFEFLPFGAGRRMCTCVGMLSGIVNVVLPLAQLLYYFDWKLPN; encoded by the coding sequence ATGTTCTCAGCCGGGACTGCAACTTCATCTAGCACTCTAGAGTGGGCCATGACAGAGATGATGAAAAACCCTATGGTGATGGAGAAAGCCCAGGCCAAGGTGAGACATGTATTCAAAGGTAAGGCAAAGGTGGATGAGAGAGACACAAGCAAACTCAACTATTTGAAATTGGTTATCAGGGAGACTCTAAGATTGCACCCACCTATCCCACTACTTCGAAGAAAATGTAGGGAGAGATGCGAAATTGACGGCTACGATTTACCCATCAACACAAGCATCACTGTCAATGTATGGGCCATTGGGAGGGACCCACAACATTGGGATGACCCAGAGAACTTCAAGCCTGAGAGATTTGATGGCAGTTTGATTGATTACAAGGGAGCCGACTTTGAGTTTCTACCTTTTGGTGCTGGGAGGAGGATGTGTACATGTGTTGGAATGCTATCTGGAATAGTCAATGTAGTACTTCCTCTTGCTCAACTTCTCTACTACTTTGATTGGAAACTTCCCAACTGA
- the LOC131218204 gene encoding desmethyl-deoxy-podophyllotoxin synthase-like, which translates to MEFQSFSTLLFFTFLLFLFIMIMKKGRWPTTQNPIPKLPPGPPKLPIIGNIHQLLGPLPHHILTDLARKYGPLMHLKLGHLSTIVISSSRMAKEIMRTHDLNFAMRPKLLALEITAYGSTNVTFSPYGDYWRQLRKICTLELLSASRVESFRSIREEEVSNLIWTVYNSAGSPVNLSDMFLTIINNMISRATVGKTCKEREVFIDAVKEGVKAVAGMDISDFYPSLGFLSLITGLRFRLERIHRKFDRILSDIIKEHKQKHATVGMNCNESNDEDFVDVLLRLQLHGNLEFPLTTNNVKAIILDMMGAGTDTSSTFLEWAMAEMVKNPRVMEKAQAEVRQVFKGKGKVDERDTNKLNYLKLVIKETLRLHPPAPLVPRECREKCEIDGYEIPVTTRVILNIWAIGRDPEHWDDPDSFKPERFDGTSIDYKGTHFEYVPFGAGRRICPGMTIGMANVVLPLANLLYYFDWKLPSGMKGEDLDMTEAFSATIPRKYNLCLVPIPCIPLPTELKEI; encoded by the exons ATGGAATTCCAATCCTTTTCCActctcctcttcttcactttcctTCTCTTCTTGTTCATCATGATCATGAAGAAAGGAAGGTGGCCCACTACCCAAAACCCAATTCCCAAACTACCCCCTGGCCCACCAAAGCTACCCATCATAGGTAACATACACCAGTTACTTGGACCACTGCCACATCACATCCTTACGGACTTAGCCCGAAaatatgggcctctcatgcacCTAAAGCTGGGCCACCTCTCCACAATTGTAATCTCTTCCTCAAGAATGGCCAAAGAGATCATGAGGACACATGATCTCAACTTCGCCATGCGACCCAAACTTCTAGCGCTGGAGATCACAGCCTACGGAAGCACCAATGTCACCTTCTCACCCTATGGTGATTACTGGCGACAGCTAAGGAAGATTTGTACACTTGAGCTCTTGAGCGCAAGCCGCGTCGAATCATTCCGATCTATCAGAGAAGAAGAAGTGTCGAATCTTATTTGGACGGTCTACAACTCGGCTGGTTCTCCGGTCAATCTGTCAGATATGTTTCTCACAATCATTAACAATATGATCTCGAGGGCCACCGTCGGCAAGACGTGCAAGGAAAGAGAAGTTTTCATTGATGCGGTGAAGGAAGGTGTGAAAGCGGTTGCGGGGATGGACATATCTGATTTCTATCCTTCGTTGGGATTTCTTTCATTGATTACTGGATTGAGATTCCGGTTGGAGAGGATTCACCGAAAGTTTGATCGAATCTTAAGTGATATCATCAAAGAACACAAACAAAAACATGCAACGGTGGGGATGAATTGTAACGAATCTAACGACGAGGATTTTGTTGATGTTCTTCTTAGGCTTCAGCTTCATGGGAACCTTGAATTTCCACTCACAACCAACAACGTAAAAGCCATCATCTTG gacaTGATGGGTGCAGGGACCGACACCTCCTCAACCTTCCTAGAGTGGGCCATGGCAGAGATGGTGAAAAATCCTAGGGTGATGGAGAAGGCCCAAGCTGAGGTGAGACAAGTATTCAAAGGTAAGGGAAAGGTAGATGAGAGAGACACAAACAAACTCAACTACTTGAAATTGGTTATCAAGGAGACTCTAAGATTGCACCCTCCTGCTCCACTGGTCCCTAGAGAATGCAGAGAGAAATGTGAGATTGACGGCTACGAGATACCTGTCACGACAAGGGTCATTCTCAATATATGGGCTATAGGGAGGGACCCAGAACACTGGGATGACCCAGATAGCTTCAAGCCTGAGAGATTTGATGGTACTTCCATTGATTACAAGGGGACCCACTTTGAGTATGTCCCATTTGGGGCTGGTAGGAGGATATGCCCTGGCATGACTATTGGAATGGCTAATGTGGTACTTCCCCTTGCAAACCTCCTCTATTACTTCGACTGGAAACTCCCCAGTGGAATGAAAGGTGAGGATCTGGACATGACTGAGGCCTTTTCTGCCACAATTCCCAGAAAATACAACCTATGTTTGGTTCCCATCCCTTGTATTCCATTGCCTACTGAGTTAAAGGAAATATAA